Proteins encoded together in one Ptiloglossa arizonensis isolate GNS036 chromosome 9, iyPtiAriz1_principal, whole genome shotgun sequence window:
- the Cic gene encoding putative transcription factor capicua isoform X1, which translates to MLTAHSEMHEKRNPLGGGQYGAGGGGGGSSIEEKSIPEQPPPPPAPPQRDLSDPTISAKKLPKKRKFDPSELEEMDKTSNVTSNINNMVNIRGPNISLGQSGLVQQSTLVTRQSPQQQESNCYQISSAHSVVVLPPQSTAVDYSLREEPLRSRPRPATVAIDLSEWRDHRVLALRDSYYYPGVIRNVVQGEIYIEFDGERELVRYTDVLGAGRYDVIGDASPSVGQVTLDAKVCIRCPTSNNHIDATKVFVKGTVCKILTKPKRFVVKIPREDDQSDSCVVKRADLRLVQPPWWDELEEGLEDCDSSRVEGIVPEHGYRNSSEAPTAVPILQLHHTSHHTSHISTHSDTGGYYRTTGTSPLMTLSTPAHPVSIALSNGNRPYDDLESEDDLDREDITFPSDADAKLSGSSKRSSMQSRGSTSSLVEQRSITPRSQAATPRSQAATPHRYKKGDVVATPSGVRKKFNGKQWRRLCSKDGCSKESQRRGYCSRHLSLKGSGLRGPTNTFPGGKMDGEETSRDSDTSPNYGDRRIAGRFDQDETEAANMLVSLGSSRSATPAFSSPTGQSSISPCINQSPVPPPGLNQNNVFMPISSPAHHAPPLISPGAKWKHSPTQSTFLTQYQQQVIKPEPNRVVRSNRPAPTAPVPASIGTSVIRISPVSRGIPGPNLTLSWSEQSPPPRHPSVVTTIAQQQQGIILQHALTTNNGFPNHSEIPEQNPQILKPSHSPHMPLSAPTPQNLTLLHKPLEQPVDYAQPQTQSQPIYVMQHQHEKKYLVIKNSMDVSAAGHITNQDDKYRPGLMNHLGQLPPSLHQTQCQPPQSPAVSSVHIDKLSVLQQASKVATHVSTHMDMQRSQPPPTSVVMTTTTEASNPPTPTSVFQHVIVQPGHLVQIPKTQPSREENSKNNGVLYGSHDVPPVYQPHPPSLLNNAVRNWKKAFPWPTTVLDQSEVSPPPSALSPPLSAPPIPISMSTPGEDGPGPGPDPITPAEEEDDDVFEAEPTTPAEVEANANKRRSQSLSALHSKEPQSPLKAKDRIRRPMNAFMIFSKRHRAVVHQRHPNQDNRTVSKILGEWWYALGPDRKQKYHDLASEVKEAHFKAHPDWKWCSKDRRKSSTTSFKGSESRGKLNSTGEETDMGPPTDDVLLTPRTTDEITVPVTTVYNEVPTIEIINQSHTHRIMEMPVPVENVESDLKQDEDGNASDEDQMVICEDPQPEIDLKCKDKLTDSDNDIQDEDGEKKCYTQSRFSPVSGQKRETMSVKQEVTCRPKPIKARIPSTSIETTTKYHHTSMDKGGTGSVLSSTYPYHSPVNPTGVSGFQPTGGAFITMPISPKVIKPEPVKNEQQYSTQYSMSNLVASIHENGRNMPKFTAAPVLHSCGSKSMMALFKQQQPLQSLGTILRPLTSAVPYQPSFTLTLLDNDLVAVSKPQQGSQYLGPTPPHPRMHCGFHIPISDAGNRNISAQGLVSGNKLETQSVIVSKPYSVSTTSTTSTYRGIGHPIARLAEPEKNENQVGNNHAQFYVTNIKSDQERKDTVSILLPATNDKHKQPSTPHTPHTPLSNHGSTDVSTNKSYSMDEAQNNDIGPSKGPFMLAPTPAQLGRAPLQRRQSMAMPPTSNAGDHGPLTSQHCDNRLQTNTSQVTEQMQQQQNFSESHASPSPSTKKGSFFKKNVEDGMDRVLEQVNFQEKFSSLPEFKPEDIQSPSAISINTAGSSGHGSVVTSGLHSSNLQSSMQMQSYRKKSAQGPHRPTMNEDDIESDTSVSATPKSTSSVKLTGNTFFGPDFNVDAYRTNDLVGDVDANSPRTPKTPGGGAVNSVGIGRSENERGHRKVLEQRRLLVMQLFQENGYFPSTQATTAFQAKHSDIFPNKTSLQLKIREVRQKLKANSTPMSANSLVSPLPVSEPSPNVTGPLTAPPSSMGAPHSLPVSSSGS; encoded by the exons ATGCTGACTGCTCATTCTGAGATGCACGAAAAACGGAATCCCCTTGGAGGCGGACAATATGGAGCAGGCGGGGGTGGTGGCGGCAGTTCGATTGAAGAAAAATCTATTCCGGAACAACCACCCCCGCCGCCGGCGCCTCCTCAGCGGGATCTATCGGATCCAACGATCAGCGCTAAGAAACTTCCAAAGAAACGAAAGTTCGATCCATCGGAACTCGAGGAGATGGATAAAACCAGCAATGTAACAAGCAATATAAACAATATGGTAAACATACGGGGACCGAATATATCACTCGGTCAATCAGGTTTAGTTCAGCAGTCAACCTTAGTAACTCGGCAATCTCCACAACAGCAAGAATCCAATTGTTATCAA ataTCCTCGGCACATTCGGTGGTAGTTTTACCACCCCAAAGTACAGCAGTAGATTATTCTCTTCGAGAAGAACCTTTACGTTCTCGTCCTCGGCCTGCTACTGTTGCTATTGATCTCAGTGAGTGGCGCGACCACAGAGTGTTAGCTTTAAGGGATTCATATTATTATCCAGGTGTTATTCGTAACGTTGTTCAAGGAGAGATTTACATAGAATTTGACGGTGAAAGGGAATTAGTGCGTTACACTGACGTTTTGGGTGCGGGAAGGTACGATGTTATAGGCGATGCAAGCCCTTCCGTAGGGCAAGTGACTTTAGATGCAAAAGTTTGTATCAGGTGTCCAACGTCAAACAATCACATAGATGCGACAAAAGTGTTTGTAAAAGGGACGGTGTGCAAGATTTTAACAAAGCCTAAGCGTTTTGTTGTTAAAATACCAAGGGAAGATGATCAGAGTGATAGTTGCGTTGTGAAACGTGCAGATCTACGATTAGTGCAACCTCCTTGGTGGGACGAACTAGAAGAGGGATTGGAAGACTGTGATTCTTCAAGGGTTGAAGGAATTG TTCCCGAACATGGCTATCGAAATTCTTCGGAAGCTCCAACAGCAGTGCCAATTTTGCAACTCCATCACACTTCTCACCATACATCTCATATATCAACTCATAGTGACACAGGTGGTTATTACAGAACGACTGGTACTAGTCCTCTCATGACTTTAAGCACTCCTGCACATCCTGTCAGCATAGCATTAAGTAATGGAAATCGACCGTATGATGATTTAGAAAGTGAAGATGACTTAGATAGGGAAGATATAACATTCCCTTCGGATGCAG ATGCAAAATTGTCAGGCAGCAGTAAAAGGAGCAGTATGCAAAGTCGGGGAAGTACCAGTAGTCTAGTTGAACAACGCAGTATAACTCCTCGTTCTCAAGCAGCCACGCCCAG ATCTCAGGCGGCAACGCCACATAGATATAAAAAAGGTGATGTAGTGGCTACACCAAGTGGAGTTAGAAAAAAGTTCAATGGTAAACAGTGGCGTCGACTCTGTAGCAAAGACGGATGTTCCAAAGAAAGCCAACGAAGGGGATATTGTTCTCGTCATCTTAGTTTGAAAGGATCTGGTCTCAGGGGTCCAACAAACACTTTTCCTGG TGGTAAAATGGATGGTGAAGAAACATCAAGAGACTCTGATACTTCTCCAAATTATGGAGATAGAAGAATTGCCGGTCGATTTGATCAAGACGAAACTGAAGCTGCTAATATGCTTG tgTCCTTGGGAAGTTCTAGATCAGCAACACCGGCTTTTTCATCGCCTACAGGACAATCTTCGATATCTCCTTGTATCAATCAGTCTCCAGTCCCACCACCGGGTCTTAATCAAAACAATGTGTTTATGCCTATTTCAAGTCCTGCTCATCATGCACCTCCATTGATTTCGCCTGGTGCGAAATGGAAGCATTCACCTACTCAATCCACGTTTCTTACTCAGTATCAACAACAGGTGATAAAACCTGAACCTAATCGAGTGGTTAGATCAAATCGACCAGCTCCAACAGCACCTGTTCCTGCTAGTATAGGAACAAGCGTGATACGAATCTCTCCTGTAAGCCGTGGTATACCTGGACCTAATTTAACTTTGTCATGGTCGGAACAAAGCCCACCACCGCGACATCCTTCGGTTGTGACAACTATAGCCCAACAACAACAAGGCATAATTCTTCAACATGCACTCACGACAAATAATGGTTTTCCCAATCACTCGGAAATTCCAGAGCAAAATCCACAAATATTAAAACCATCTCACTCACCTCACATGCCACTATCTGCGCCAACACCACAAAACTTAACTCTTCTGCATAAACCTCTGGAACAACCAGTTGATTATGCTCAACCACAAACGCAAAGCCAGCCAATTTATGTGATGCAGCATCAACACGAAAAAAAGTATcttgtaataaaaaatagtatGGATGTATCTGCAGCAGGCCATATAACTAATCAGGATGATAAATATAGACCAGGATTAATGAATCACTTAGGTCAACTTCCACCATCGTTACATCAAACACAATGTCAGCCTCCACAGTCACCTGCTGTTTCATCCGTCCATATCGATAAATTGTCGGTTCTACAACAA GCAAGTAAAGTAGCCACGCATGTGTCTACACATATGGATATGCAAAGAAGTCAACCACCACCTACAAGTGTTGTAATGACAACTACTACAGAAGCTTCAAATCCACCTACCCCAACAAGCGTCTTCCAACATGTAATTGTTCAACCTGGACATTTGGTACAAATTCCAAAGACTCAACCATCCAGagaagaaaattcaaaaaacAATGGAGTTCTGT ATGGCAGCCATGATGTTCCTCCTGTATACCAGCCCCACCCCCCATCATTATTGAATAATGCAGTGCGCAACTGGAAAAAAG CGTTTCCCTGGCCGACGACAGTACTGGATCAGTCAGAAGTGAGCCCTCCACCATCTGCATTGAGTCCACCTTTGAGCGCACCTCCAATTCCAATAAGCATGAGCACGCCTGGTGAAGATGGACCTGGTCCAGGTCCAGATCCTATCACTCCTGCTGAGGAAGAAGATGATGATGTCTTTGAAGCAGAACCAACAACACCTGCAGAAGTTGAGGCTAATGCCAATAAGAGACGCAGTCAGTCCCTTAGTGCGTTGCATTCCAAAGAGCCTCAGAGTCCACTTAAA GCTAAAGATAGAATACGCCGACCGATGAATGCATTTATGATTTTCTCAAAACGGCATCGTGCAGTGGTACATCAGAGACACCCAAATCAGGATAATCGTACTGTATCAAAAATATTGGGAGAATGGTGGTACGCTTTAGGTCCAGACAGAAAGCAAAAATATCATGATCTTGCATCAGAGGTGAAAGAAGCTCATTTTAAAGCTCATCCAGATTGGAAGTGGTGTAGCAAAGACAGGCGAAAATCTTCAACAACAAGTTTCAAAGGTAGTGAATCTCGAGggaaattgaacagtactggagAAGAAACAGATATGGGACCACCAACAGATGACGTACTATTAACACCAAGAACTACCGACGAAATCACTGTTCCCGTCACTACAGTCTATAATGAAGTTCCCACCATTGAG attaTTAATCAATCACACACACATCGGATAATGGAAATGCCTGTTCCAGTAGAAAATGTAGAATCTGACTTAAAGCAGGACGAAGACGGTAATGCATCGGACGAAGATCAAATGGTAATCTGTGAAGATCCACAGCCTGAAATAGATTTGAAATGCAAAGATAAATTGACAGATAGTGATAATGATATACAAGATGAAGACggcgaaaaaaaatgttatacgcAATCACGGTTCTCGCCTGTGAGCGGTCAAAAGAGAGAAACAATGAGCGTTAAACAAGAAGTCACCTGTAGGCCTAAACCTATAAAAG CACGAATACCTTCAACAAGTATAGAAACTACAACAAAATATCATCACACTTCTATGGACAAGGGAGGAACTGGGTCAGTTTTATCGAGCACGTATCCTTATCATAGTCCTGTTAATCCGACTGGAGTATCAGGTTTTCAACCTACTGGTGGAGCATTCATAACCATGCCAATATCTCCAAAAGTTATTAAACCAGAACCAGTAAAAAATGAACAGCAGTACAGTACTCAATACAGCATGAGCAATCTGGTGGCAAGCATTCACGAAAATGGAAGAAACATGCCTAAATTTACAGCTGCTCCGGTGTTACATTCT TGTGGATCAAAATCCATGATGGCTCTGTTTAAACAACAGCAGCCGTTGCAGTCCTTAGGCACTATTCTTCGCCCCCTTACTTCAGCTGTCCCTTATCAACCATCGTTCACTCTAACATTGCTCGATAACGATTTGGTGGCTGTTTCCAAACCGCAGCAGGGATCGCAGTACCTTGGTCCAACACCGCCGCATCCCCGGATGCACTGTGGCTTTCACATCCCAATCTCTG atGCTGGCAACCGCAACATATCTGCACAAGGTTTAGTTTCTGGTAATAAGCTGGAAACCCAAAGTGTTATTGTGAGTAAACCTTACTCGGTTTCGACAACTTCTACAACGTCGACTTACCGAGGAATTGGTCATCCGATAGCACGTCTTGCAGAACCTGAAAAAAATGAGAACCAAGTAGGAAACAATCACGCTCAGTTTTATG tAACTAATATCAAATCCGATCAAGAGAGAAAGGATACAGTGAGCATTCTTCTGCCTGCTACGAATGATAAACATAAGCAACCGTCTACTCCACATACTCCTCATACACCTCTTAGTAATCACGGTAGCACTGACGTCTCAACAAATAAATCATATTCCATGGATGAAGCCCAAAATAATGATATAGGTCCAAGTAAAGGTCCTTTCATGCTTGCCCCCACTCCAGCACAACTTGGTCGAGCACCATTACAAAGGAGACAATCAATGG CAATGCCTCCCACATCCAATGCAGGAGACCATGGGCCTCTGACGTCTCAACATTGTGACAATCGTCTACAAACGAACACATCACAAGTTACAGAACAGATGCAGCAGCAACAAAATTTCTCAGAATCTCATGCCTCGCCTTCACCATCCACGAAAAAAGGATCTTTCTTTAAGAAAAATGTTGAAGATGGAATGGACAG agTTCTCGAGCAAGTTAATTTCCAAGAAAAGTTTTCGTCCTTACCGGAATTTAAGCCAGAAGATATACAAAGTCCAAGTGCAATCAGTATCAATACAGCAGGTTCGTCTGGTCACGGTTCAGTAGTAACGTCTGGCTTACATTCGTCAAATTTACAATCGTCCATGCAAATGCAAAGTTACCGAAAAAAATCTGCGCAAGGACCTCATAGGCCTACAA TGAATGAGGACGATATTGAGTCAGATACGTCAGTTTCCGCTACTCCAAAATCAACTTCCAGTGTCAAGTTGACAGGAAATACATTCTTTGGTCCAGATTTTAACGTTGATGCGTATAGAACTAACGATCTAGTAGGAGACGTTGACGCTAACTCTCCTAGGACACCAAAGACACCTGGAGGAGGTGCTGTAAACTCAGTCGGAATTGGTAGAAGTGAGAATGAACGTGGCCATAGAAAAGTTTTAGAACAACGTCGGCTTCTTGTGATGCAATTATTTCAAGAAAATGGTTACTTTCCTTCAACGCAAGCAACTACAGCTTTTCAAGCAAAACATTCGGATATATTTCCTAATAAGACAAGTTTGCAATTAAAGATCAGAGAAGTCAGGCAAAAATTAAAAGCTAATTCAACGCCAATGAGCGCTAACAGTCTGGTTAGTCCATTACCTGTTTCTGAACCTTCACCTAACGTAACTG GACCATTGACTGCTCCACCTTCATCGATGGGAGCTCCACATTCACTGCCTGTAAGCAGTAGTGGTAGCTAG